The region GCGGGGCGTGCGCGTCGAGGGCCCGGGACGGCCGCGGGCCGTGGACATCAAGACCGGTCCGTACCCCGAGTTTCCGACGGACATGCAGGCGCAGTTCATGGCGCTGCTGGCCGTCTCGCGCGGGCTCGGCGTCGTCCACGAGACGATCTTCGAGAACCGCTACGTGCACGTCGCCGAGCTCAAGCGGCTCGGCGCCGAGATCACGCTCGACGGCGCCCTGGCGCTCGTGCGCGGCCGCCCGGCGCTCTCGGGAGCGCGCGTGATGGCGACGGACCTGCGGGCCAGCGCCTCGCTGGTGCTCGCGGGGCTGCGCGCCGAGGGCGAGACCGTCATCGCGCGCGCCTACCATCTCGACCGGGGGTACGAGCGGCTCGACGAGAAGCTCGCCGGGGTCGGCGCGACGACCGGGCGCATCCGCGAGAATCCGTAGGTGGCAGCAGCTGCCAGGGAGGGGACAGGCGCATGAAGACCGTTCGCACCGGGGATCGCGAGTTCCGCGAGATGCTCACCTATCTCGAGCGGCGCGGCCGGCGGGACGCCTCCGCCGTCGAGGAACCGGTCGCCGAGATCCTGCGCGACGTCCAGGAGCGCGGGGACGAGGCGGTCGCGGCCTACACCGAGCGCTTCGACCGCATCCGGCTGCGTCCCGAGGGCTTCGCGGTGGGGCGCAAGGAGGTGCGGCAGGCGTACCGGAAGGTCGGCCGCGACGTGCTGGCGATGTTCGAGGAGTCGGCGGCGCGCATCCGCGCCTTCCACGAGCGCCAGCGCGCCGAGTCGTGGTTCGAGGCGTCCGACGACGGCACGCTGCTCGGCCAGCTGGTGACGCCGATCGCGCGGGTCGGCCTCTACGTCCCCGGCGGCAAGGCGGCCTACCCCAGCTCGGTGCTGATGAACGCGATCCCCGCGCAGGTCGCCGGGGTGCGCTCGCTGGCGATCTGCACGCCGGCGCCGGGCGGGGTCCTCAACCCGCACGTGCTGGTGGTGGCCGACATGCTCGGGCTCGAGGAGATCTACCGGATCGGCGGCGCCCAGGCGATCGGCGCCATGGCCTACGGCACCGCGACCGTCCCGCGCGTGGACAAGATCGTCGGCCCCGGCAACATCTTCGTGGCCACGGCCAAGAAGATGGTCTTCGGGGAGGTCGACATCGACATGGTGGCGGGCCCGAGCGAGATTCTCATCCTCGCCGACGGCGCGGCCGACCCGCGGCAGATCGCCGCCGACCTGCTCTCGCAGGCCGAGCACGACGAGCTGGCGACCTGCGTGCTGGTGACGGACTCGCCGAAGCTCGCGCAGCGCGCGCTGGTGGAGGTCGAGCGGCAGGTGGACGCGCTGCCACGCCCGGACATCGCGCGGACCGCCCTGCGCGGGCAGGGGCTGATCATGATCGTGCGCGACCTGCGCGAGGGCATGGACGTGGCCAACGCGGTCGCCCCGGAGCACTTCGAGCTGCTCGTCGAGGAGCCGCTGGGGCTGCTGCCGCTCATCCGCAACGCCGGCAGCGTCTTCCTCGGGGCCTACACGCCCGAGGCCCTCGGCGACTACCTGGCCGGGCCGAACCACGTCCTGCCGACGGGGGGCACGGCGCGGTTCTTCTCGACGCTTGGCACCCCCGAGTTCCAGAAGCGCTCGAACATCATGGCCTTCTCGCGGGAGCAGTTCGAGGCGCTCGCGGGGAAGGTGGTGCGCTTCGCGCGGCTCGAGGGGCTCGAGGCGCACGCCCGCTCGGTGCTCGCGCGCGGGAGGAAGGCGTGAGCGTCGCGCCGGGGCGCTTCCTGCGCCCGGAGATCGCCGCCCTGAGCGCCTACGAGGCGGAGGCCCCCGGCCGGCTCGTCAAGCTCGACGCGAACGAGAATCCCTGGCCGCCCCCCCCGGAGCTGCGCGAGCGCATCGGCGCGGCCGCGGCGGCCCTCGAGCTCAACCGCTATCCCGACCCCGAGGCGGCCGCGCTGCGTTCGCTGCTGGCCGCGCGGGCGGGCTGGGCGCGCGAGGGCATCCTCCTCGGGAACGGCTCGGACGAGCTGATCGTCCTGCTGCTCGCCGCCTGCGGCGGGGAGGGCGCGACGCTGCTCGTGCCGACGCCGACGTTCTCGATGTACCGGCACATCGCCGTGACGATGGGCTGGCGGGTGGAGGAGGTGCCGCTCGCCCCCGGCTTTGCGCTCGACGAGGCGGCGCTGCTCGCCCGCGCCGCGGCCTCGGCGCCGCGGCTGAGCGTGTTCGCCTCGCCCAACAACCCGACCGGGAACCTCTTCGACCGCGGGGTGCTCGAACGCTACCTGCGGGCGGCACCCGGGCTTGTGGTCATCGACGAGGCCTACCACGACTTCGCCGGGGAGAGCGTGGTGGGCCTGCTGGCGCGGCACGAGAACCTCGTCGTGCTCCAGACGCTCTCGAAGATCGGCCTCGCGGCGTTGCGGCTCGGGATCCTGCTGGCGTCACCGGGCCTGGCGGCGGAGCTCAACAAGGTGCGCCTCCCCTACAACGTGGGCTCGTTCCCGCAGGCGGCAGCCGCCGCCGTCCTGGGCGCCCCGGGTTTCCTCGAGGGGCAGCTGCGGGCGCTGCGCGCGGAGCGCGCGCGCCTCGCCGCGGCGATGAGCGCCATGGCCGGGGTGACCGTGCACCCGAGCGACGCGAACTTCATCCTCTTCCGGACGCCGCACCCGTCCCGCGCCGTCTTTGACGGCTTGCGTGAGCGGGGGGTGCTGGTGCGCGACCTCGGCGGACGGCCCGGTCCGCTTCACGGCTGCCTGAGGGTCACGGTGGGCACGCCGCAGGAGAACGGGACGTTCCTCGGCGCGTTGCCGGAGGCCCTGGCCGTCGCGGCTTCCCGGGCCAGGGATCGGGCGTAAGAGGCAGCTGCCGGAGGTCCCCGGTGGGACGCCGGCGTGCGCCATTTCACGCAATGCCTGCGCGAGGTTCTGCACCGGCTTCGGGCGCATGGTTGTAATGGGTCATAATTGCAGGTGAATTTTATCGTGACGTCCGGCACGGAAAGTGCTAGCATCTATTAGCATATGAGGTGGCGTGCTTCAGTGCTCGCTGGCACGGCATGGCTGGCGATGGCGGTTCTCTGTGGTCCGGGTGACGTCCTGGCCGCGGCCGCCACGGTGATCGTCCATCCCCCGGACATGGCGGCGCTCACGGGGGCCGGAGCGATCGACGTGCTCGGGTGGAACGGCAGCGGCGCGGCGCTCCCCGTCACCGTGAAGGGGCCGGCCGAGCCGCGCGACTACCCCGCGGGGACCGGGGCGTTCAAGGTCCAGGTCAAGCTCTCGCCCGGCGAGAACTCGATCACCTACGGCGGCACGACGCTTCGGGTCTACCTCGCGGCCCCCAAGGAGAAGGCGCCGCCGGCCTTTTCCGCACCCGATCCGCACGCGACGGACAACGGCTGTGAGGATTGTCACGCGTTCAAGGACGGGGCGGCCGCGCTCCAGGAACCGGCCCCGGGGCTCTGTCGCCGCTGCCATGACGACATGCTCAAGGACAAGGCCGGCAAGCCCCTCGCGGTCCCGCACCCGCCCGCTGCGGACGGCGACTGCCTCTCGTGCCACGTGTTCCATCGACGCTCGATCAAGCACCTCCCCGCCGAGGCGAAGCGGGCGCTGTGCTTCGGGTGCCACGACGACTTCACCGGCGGCGGCAAGAAGCGGATGCACGCGCCGGTCGCCGCCGGCGACTGCACGGGCTGTCACGGCGCGCACGGGGGGGCGGTGAAGGCGCTGCTCCCGGCGACCGACGTCAAGCTCTGCCTGCTCTGCCACGCCGACCCCTCGAAGAAGAAGAAAGGGGGCGCCTGGGCGGTCGCGCACCCGGCGCTCGACGACGGCTGCGCATCCTGCCACATGCCGCACGTCTCCGACAACGCGAAGCTGCTCAAGAAGCCCCAGGCGCAGGTCTGTGCCGACTGCCACGATCCCTTCCCGCGCCAGGAGGACGGCAAGGACCTGGTCGTTCACAGCCCCGTCGACGAAGGGGACTGCTCGTCCTGTCACGGCGTGCACGGTGCGGATGTCAAGAAGCTGCTGGTGGCCGACGGCAAGGCGCTGTGCGTGAAGTGCCACGACGATCCGTCCCAGGGGCCGGGCGGCGCCGCCTGGGCCGTGCCGCACCCGGCGCTCGACGACGGCTGCCTCAGCTGCCACCGGCCCCACGTCGCGCCGGCGGCCGGCATGCTCAAGAAGGCTCAGGGCTCGCTGTGCATCGACTGCCACGATCCCTTCCCCCCGCCCGCGGCGGGCGGCAGCATGCACGGGCCGGTGATGGAGGGCCGGTGCTCGGGCTGCCACGGGCCGCACGGCGCCCCGGTCGCCAAGCTGCTGGCCGCCGCGCCCGAAAAGGCGCTCTGCCTCAAGTGCCACAAGGACCCATCGCTGGACGGGGACGGGGTGGCGTGGGCGGTGCCGCACCCCGGGCTGGACGACGGCTGCCCCGCCTGCCACCGGCCGCACGTGGCCCCGGGACCGCGCCTGCTGGCGAAGCCCGAGGCCGAGCTCTGCGCCGGCTGCCATGAGAACAAGAACGTGAACGCGGACGGGAACGAGTGGGAGGCGCCCCACTCGCCGGTGAAGAGCGGCCTCTGCGGCGCCTGTCACGGGCCGCACGGCGCCCCGCAGAAGGCGCTGCTGCAGTTGCCGGCGACGCTCCTGTGCATGGTGCAGTGCCACAGCGAGGAGGTCCACGGCCGCCACCGCTCCACGAAGCTCGACCCGGAGACGAACCAGCCCGCGAGCAAGCTGGCGACTCTCCCCGCCGACTTCCCCGTGGAGGCGGCCGACGATGACGTCTTCGTCCTCGGCTGCCTCGGCTGCCACAAGCCGCACGGCTCCGACAACGGCTTCATGCTGCCGGAGTCCGAACAACTGTTCTGCGCGAAGTGCCACCAGTTCTAGAGGTGGCCGCGGCCGCGCCGCCGTCCGTTCGCTAGCCGGCGGGGACCTCCGCCAGCGCCTCGCGCAGCGCGCCGAGGAACCGGTCGTTCTCCTCGGGCGTCCCGACGGTCACCCGCAGGTACCTCGGGTATCCGTAGTTGGCCACGGGCCGCGCGATCACGCCGCGGCGCAGCAGGGCCTGGTACACCGTCCCGCCGTCGCGCCCGAGCCCCACGAGCAGGAAGTTCGCCTCGGAGGGGACCACCTCGAGCCCCTGCCCGGACAGCGCGCCGGCCAGCCGCTCGCGCTCGCGCTTGTTGACGCGCACGACGCGCCGCAGGTGCCGCTCGTCGCCGAGGGCGGCGAGGGCCGCGACCTGGGCGAGGTGATTGGTGTTGAAGGGTTCGCGCACCTTGTTCATCTCGAGGACGTGCTCCGGCGGCCCCACGAGGTAGCCGATGCGCAGCCCGGCGATCCCGTAGGCCTTGGAGAAGGTGCGCAGGCAGAAGACGGGCAGCCCCGCGCGCACCCGGCGCAGCGTGTCCGGAAAGGTGCGCCGCGCGACGTACTCGTAGTACGCCTCGTCGAAGACCGCGATGACCCCGGGGGGCAGGGCGCCGAGGAAGCGCTCGACCTCCCGCTCGGTGACGAACGTCCCCGTCGGGTTGTTGGGATTGGCGACGAAGACGAAGCGCGTGCGCGGCGTCACCGCAGCGGCCATCGCCGCCAGGTCGTGCGTGTGCGCGCGCATCGGCACCACGACGTTCACGCCGCCCGCGGCCTGCGTCGCCAGCTGGTAGACGACGAAGGCGCCGGCCGCCGAGACCACCTCCTCGCCCGGTCGCAGGAAGGTGCGCACCGCGATGTCGATGACCTCGTTCGAACCGTTGCCGAGGAGGATCGACTCCGGCGGCACCTCCAGGCGGGCCGCCAGCGCGCGCGTCAGTTCGTAGGCGCTGCCGTCGGGGTAGCGGTTGATCTCCGCGAGCGCGGCGCGCACCGCCCTGACCACCTTCGGCGAGGGGCCCAGCGGGTTCTCGTTCGAGGCGAGCTTGATGGTGGAACTCAGCCCGAGCTCCCGCTCCAGCTCCGCCATCGGCTTGCCGGGGACGTAGGGCTTGATCGCGGCGATGTGCGGCGGTACCAGGCTCATCTCTCTTGTGCCTCCCGGTTGGTGGGGTACGACCCGAGGACCTTGAGCACAGAACAGGAGTGGCGCAGCCGCCCGAGGACGGCCTGGACGGCGGGGTCGGCCCGGTGGCCCTGGAAGTCCACGAAGAAGACGTAGTCCCAGGCGCGGCGGCGCGAGGGGCGCGACTCGATCTTCGTCAGGTTGATCCCCTTCTTCGCGAAGGGCTGGAGGATGTCGTGGAGCGCGCCGATGCGGTCCTTGATGGAAAAGAGGATCGACGTCGTGTCGCGCCCGGTCGGCTGGTGCTCGCGGCGGCTGACGACGAGGAAGCGCGTCACGTTGTCGTGGCGGTCCTCGATGTTACGGCGCACCGCGCGCAGCCCGTAGAGCTCGCCGGCCAGGCGGCTGGCGATCGCGGCGCCCGCGGGGTCCGCGGCCGCCCGGCGCGCCGCCTCCGCGGTGCTCGAGACCTCCTGGACGGGGACCTCGGGGAGGTGCCCCTGGAGCCACTCGGAGCACTGCGCGACCGGCTGCGGGTGCGAGTACAGGACCCGGATGTCCTGGAGCTTCCCGCTGCGCGAGAGCAGGTGGTGGTGCACGACCAGGACCACCTCCGTGAAGATCGTCAGCGGGGACTCGAGGAACATGTCGAGCGTGTGGTTGACCACGCCCTCGGTGGAGTTCTCCACCGGCACCACCCCGAACGCTGCCTCGTCGCGCTCGACGGCGCGGAAGACCTCGCGGATGCTCGTCTTGGGCAGCGCGCGCGCGGCGGAGCCGAAGACGTGGCGGCAGGCCTGGTGCGTGAAGGTGGCCTGCGGGCCGAAGTACGCGACGGTGAGCGGCTCCTCGAGCTGGTGCGAGGCCGCGAAGATCTCGCGGTAGATGCCCCGCAGCGACTCGTTGGGAAAGGGGCCGGGATTGGCGGCCTCGATCCGCGCGAGGACCTCTTCCTCGCGGCGCGGGTCGACGACCTCCAGGCCGCGTTCCTTCTTGAGATCGCCGATGACGCGGACCACGGCCGCGCGCTGGTTGAGCAGGGTGACGATGCGTCGGTCGATCCCGTCGATCCGCTCGCGGCACAGCGCCAGCCGCCCGCGGGCGGCACCCCGGCGAGCAGCGCCCATCAGCGGGGGAAGCAGGGCGGGCGGCAAGCGCCGCCCGCGCCCGGTACAAACGCGTGCCGCGTCAGCAGCACCGGCCGGAAGTGGCCCCGCCCAGCGGCCGCGAGGCGGTCACCTTGAAGCCGCTGCGCCAGACCGAATCGGTGTAGTCCACGCTCACCGCCCCGACCTGGGCCTCCAGGTCGTCGTCGATGAGCACCTTCAGCGGCTGGAACTCGTAGATCTTGTCCTTTTCCTTCGGTGCGTCCAGCACCAAGCCCAGCGAGGGCCCCCCTCAGCCGTGGGAGAGGATGACGCGGACCGCGAGGTCCGACTTGTTCTCCTTGAGATACTCGAGCAGCTTTTCCTTGGCCCCATCCGTCACGTTCACCATCGTGGCGTTCCCTCCTGCTGTTGTTCCTGTGCAGTTTGATGATCATAGCCGTTCAACGATGCGATTGCACTATCTTTTTGACAATTCGCGGGCGAACGGTACAATCCTGCGCATGGCAATCGCGCCTGAATTGCTGGCGATCCTGGCGTGTCCGCGGTGCAAGGCCCCGGTGCGGCTGACCCCGCCCGGGGATGCGCTGGGCTGCGCGCGCTGCCGCGTCGCGTACCCGATCGTCGACGGCATCCCGGTCATGCTCGCGGAGGAGGCGGCGCCGTGGGACCCGGGGCCGGCTGCGGCCCCAGCGTCCCCGTGACGTCGGCCCCCCGGCGGGTCGTGGAGGCCGGCACCGCGGTCATGGTGCTGTCCGCCCCGATCTCGATCAGCGGGACACAACTCGGGCTGGCCGTCGCGCTTCTCGGGGCGCTCTGGGGGTGGCGCGAGGCGGCCCCGCCGCCGCGGACGGCGATCGATGCGCCGCTGCTCGCGTTCATCGGCGTGACCGTCGTCTCCGCCCTGGCC is a window of bacterium DNA encoding:
- the hisD gene encoding histidinol dehydrogenase is translated as MKTVRTGDREFREMLTYLERRGRRDASAVEEPVAEILRDVQERGDEAVAAYTERFDRIRLRPEGFAVGRKEVRQAYRKVGRDVLAMFEESAARIRAFHERQRAESWFEASDDGTLLGQLVTPIARVGLYVPGGKAAYPSSVLMNAIPAQVAGVRSLAICTPAPGGVLNPHVLVVADMLGLEEIYRIGGAQAIGAMAYGTATVPRVDKIVGPGNIFVATAKKMVFGEVDIDMVAGPSEILILADGAADPRQIAADLLSQAEHDELATCVLVTDSPKLAQRALVEVERQVDALPRPDIARTALRGQGLIMIVRDLREGMDVANAVAPEHFELLVEEPLGLLPLIRNAGSVFLGAYTPEALGDYLAGPNHVLPTGGTARFFSTLGTPEFQKRSNIMAFSREQFEALAGKVVRFARLEGLEAHARSVLARGRKA
- the hisC gene encoding histidinol-phosphate transaminase, with protein sequence MSVAPGRFLRPEIAALSAYEAEAPGRLVKLDANENPWPPPPELRERIGAAAAALELNRYPDPEAAALRSLLAARAGWAREGILLGNGSDELIVLLLAACGGEGATLLVPTPTFSMYRHIAVTMGWRVEEVPLAPGFALDEAALLARAAASAPRLSVFASPNNPTGNLFDRGVLERYLRAAPGLVVIDEAYHDFAGESVVGLLARHENLVVLQTLSKIGLAALRLGILLASPGLAAELNKVRLPYNVGSFPQAAAAAVLGAPGFLEGQLRALRAERARLAAAMSAMAGVTVHPSDANFILFRTPHPSRAVFDGLRERGVLVRDLGGRPGPLHGCLRVTVGTPQENGTFLGALPEALAVAASRARDRA
- a CDS encoding cytochrome c3 family protein is translated as MLAGTAWLAMAVLCGPGDVLAAAATVIVHPPDMAALTGAGAIDVLGWNGSGAALPVTVKGPAEPRDYPAGTGAFKVQVKLSPGENSITYGGTTLRVYLAAPKEKAPPAFSAPDPHATDNGCEDCHAFKDGAAALQEPAPGLCRRCHDDMLKDKAGKPLAVPHPPAADGDCLSCHVFHRRSIKHLPAEAKRALCFGCHDDFTGGGKKRMHAPVAAGDCTGCHGAHGGAVKALLPATDVKLCLLCHADPSKKKKGGAWAVAHPALDDGCASCHMPHVSDNAKLLKKPQAQVCADCHDPFPRQEDGKDLVVHSPVDEGDCSSCHGVHGADVKKLLVADGKALCVKCHDDPSQGPGGAAWAVPHPALDDGCLSCHRPHVAPAAGMLKKAQGSLCIDCHDPFPPPAAGGSMHGPVMEGRCSGCHGPHGAPVAKLLAAAPEKALCLKCHKDPSLDGDGVAWAVPHPGLDDGCPACHRPHVAPGPRLLAKPEAELCAGCHENKNVNADGNEWEAPHSPVKSGLCGACHGPHGAPQKALLQLPATLLCMVQCHSEEVHGRHRSTKLDPETNQPASKLATLPADFPVEAADDDVFVLGCLGCHKPHGSDNGFMLPESEQLFCAKCHQF
- the hisC gene encoding histidinol-phosphate transaminase, translated to MSLVPPHIAAIKPYVPGKPMAELERELGLSSTIKLASNENPLGPSPKVVRAVRAALAEINRYPDGSAYELTRALAARLEVPPESILLGNGSNEVIDIAVRTFLRPGEEVVSAAGAFVVYQLATQAAGGVNVVVPMRAHTHDLAAMAAAVTPRTRFVFVANPNNPTGTFVTEREVERFLGALPPGVIAVFDEAYYEYVARRTFPDTLRRVRAGLPVFCLRTFSKAYGIAGLRIGYLVGPPEHVLEMNKVREPFNTNHLAQVAALAALGDERHLRRVVRVNKRERERLAGALSGQGLEVVPSEANFLLVGLGRDGGTVYQALLRRGVIARPVANYGYPRYLRVTVGTPEENDRFLGALREALAEVPAG
- the pheA gene encoding prephenate dehydratase gives rise to the protein MGAARRGAARGRLALCRERIDGIDRRIVTLLNQRAAVVRVIGDLKKERGLEVVDPRREEEVLARIEAANPGPFPNESLRGIYREIFAASHQLEEPLTVAYFGPQATFTHQACRHVFGSAARALPKTSIREVFRAVERDEAAFGVVPVENSTEGVVNHTLDMFLESPLTIFTEVVLVVHHHLLSRSGKLQDIRVLYSHPQPVAQCSEWLQGHLPEVPVQEVSSTAEAARRAAADPAGAAIASRLAGELYGLRAVRRNIEDRHDNVTRFLVVSRREHQPTGRDTTSILFSIKDRIGALHDILQPFAKKGINLTKIESRPSRRRAWDYVFFVDFQGHRADPAVQAVLGRLRHSCSVLKVLGSYPTNREAQER
- a CDS encoding Trm112 family protein yields the protein MAIAPELLAILACPRCKAPVRLTPPGDALGCARCRVAYPIVDGIPVMLAEEAAPWDPGPAAAPASP